From Fundulus heteroclitus isolate FHET01 chromosome 5, MU-UCD_Fhet_4.1, whole genome shotgun sequence, a single genomic window includes:
- the LOC118563103 gene encoding uncharacterized protein LOC118563103, translating into MLLNTGQHASRAVHQVGLWMPTVVTSQEETAKIFLKELNWQIKMWNMTAEVLTNISVALNWMVCNVQMMHAHIQQERFKRVVTTGNFHEWRQLWNISSKSWLQLEPQKTYCNATMCEGHWTQIDVINSTTVCHYYILPVVTVQGYWFLKLDGDWFGPQTNYTHDLDLCETADKGMVCMLQQGDLNPCLTGDEVLCDWTHEPARETIKSHPQLPQVPFVGCFDVYIWSWNNVTYQLTNFTISLDWFKCALNQSTELNCLVKSHRSNISSLKVSTFMAQGQVLHAAKLIEQSSAHHWWDIFNGMSVTARNYVVPPLLLLIIVIIVLTSCNV; encoded by the coding sequence ATGTTATTAAACACTGGACAGCATGCATCAAGAGCTGTTCATCAGGTTGGATTATGGATGCCTACTGTTGTAACATCACAGGAGGAAACTGCAAAGATCTTCCTTAAAGAACTGAACTGGCAAATAAAGATGTGGAACATGACAGCAGAAGTGTTAACGAACATTTCTGTAGCTTTGAACTGGATGGTATGTAACGTACAAATGATGCACGCTCACATACAACAAGAACGGTTTAAGCGTGTGGTTACTACCGGAAATTTCCACGAATGGAGACAACTATGGAACATTAGTAGTAAAAGTTGGTTACAACTAGAACCACAGAAGACCTATTGTAATGCTACTATGTGTGAAGGACATTGGACACAAATTGATGTTATCAATAGTACTACTGTctgtcattattatatattgccCGTAGTAACTGTACAGGGGTATTGGTTTTTGAAACTGGATGGTGATTGGTTTGGCCCACAGACAAACTACACCCATGACCTGGATCTATGCGAGACTGCTGATAAAGGGATGGTATGTATGCTACAACAAGGAGATCTTAACCCATGTTTAACCGGAGACGAGGTGTTATGTGATTGGACTCATGAACCTGCTAGAGAAACAATAAAGAGTCATCCTCAATTACCTCAGGTGCCTTTCGTTGGGTGTTTTGATGTATACATCTGGAGTTGGAATAACGTGACCTATCAATTAACCAATTTCACTATCTCCCTGGATTGGTTCAAATGCGCATTGAATCAGTCTACGGAACTAAATTGCTTAGTTAAATCACACAGGTCCAACATTTCCAGCTTAAAGGTGTCTACATTTATGGCCCAAGGACAGGTTCTGCATGCGGCTAAGTTAATAGAGCAATCATCTGCACATCATTGGTGGGACATTTTTAATGGAATGTCTGTTACTGCTCGAAACTATGTAGTACCTCCTTTGCTTTTGCTTATCATTGTTATTATAGTGTTAACCTCATGTAATGTTTGA